A window of the Alnus glutinosa chromosome 4, dhAlnGlut1.1, whole genome shotgun sequence genome harbors these coding sequences:
- the LOC133865857 gene encoding TOM1-like protein 3, which yields MASNAAACAERATSDMLIGPDWAINIELCDVINMDPGQARDALKILKKRLGSKSPKIQLLALFALETVSKNCGENVFQQIIERDILHEMVKIVKKKPDLNVREKILILIDTWQVAFGGPRGRYPQYYAAYNELKSAGVEFPPREENSVPLFTPPQTQPIIHHASAYDDAAIQASLQSDASGLSLLEIQNAQGLADVLNDMLGALDRRNPEGVKQEIIVDLVDQCRSYQKRVMLLVNDTVDEELLCQGLALNDNLQRVIRLHDDIAKGTSSVGVRGTETPVVPLVNVNHEDEESEDDFAQLAHRKPAITKTEPVRVSPVLPPPPASKKPIATETGMVDYLSGDVYKSEGSHETSEPTSFSVPDYSNRTSAPPLTTPTHSSSPPPPPSHLVNPTASMPEFTGRPVYDGPAPSSKSADQLPPAPWNTQSSPGSLPPPPQRYNQRQQFFEHQSYPGGAGHSSSGSSSSYDSLVGQTQNLSLNSLPTPTKQAKPEDALFKDLVDFAKAKSSSSSSTKPNRSF from the exons ATGGCTAGTAATGCTGCTGCCTGTGCTGAGAGGGCAACAAGCGATATGCTGATTGGTCCAGACTGGGCCATTAACATTGAGTTGTGCGATGTTATTAACATGGATCCTGG GCAAGCAAGGGACGCCTTGAAGATACTCAAGAAGCGCCTAGGCAGTAAAAGTCCGAAGATACAACTTCTGGCtcttttt GCATTGGAGACTGTCAGCAAAAATTGTGGCGAGAATGTCTTTCAACAGATCATTGAGCGTGACATCTTACACGAAATGGTtaagattgtgaagaagaag CCAGACTTGAATGTGAGGGAGAAAATACTAATTTTAATAGATACATGGCAAGTAGCTTTTGGTGGACCAAGAGGAAGGTATCCCCAGTACTATGCAGCATATAATGAACTGAAG TCTGCTGGAGTTGAATTTCCACCCCGGGAAGAGAACAGTGTACCATTGTTTACTCCACCACAAACCCAGCCAATAATTCATCATGCTTCAGCATATGATGATGCTGCTATTCAAGCCTCTCTACAGTCTGATGCTTCTGGCCTCAG CTTGTTAGAGATCCAAAATGCTCAGGGGCTAGCTGATGTGTTAAATGATATGCTTGGTGCTTTGGATCGCCGTAATCCTGAG GGTGTGAAGCAAGAAATAATAGTTGACCTTGTTGACCAGTGCCGTTCCTACCAAAAGCGTGTCATGCTTCTTGTGAATGATACTGT AGATGAGGAGCTTCTTTGTCAGGGATTGGCATTGAATGATAATTTGCAGCGTGTAATTCGTCTGCATGACGATATTGCAAAAGGAACCTCTTCAGTAGGAGTTAGAGGAACTGAAACACCAGTTGTACCACTTGTGAATGTGAACCATGAAGATGAAGAATCTGAAGATGATTTTGCCCAGCTAGCTCATAG GAAGCCAGCAATTACAAAGACTGAACCAGTGCGGGTCAGTCCAGTTCTTCCCCCTCCACCCGCATCAAAGAAGCCCATTGCCACAGAGACTGGCATGGTCGATTATCTCAGTGGTGATGTCTACAAGTCTGAAGGATCCCATGAAACATCAGAACCAACATCCTTTTCAGTTCCAGATTATTCCAACAGAACTTCCGCCCCACCATTGACGACTCCTACACACTCTTcctctccccctccccctcctaGCCATCTCGTTAATCCCACTGCATCAATGCCTGAGTTCACTGGACGGCCTGTGTATGATGGACCAGCTCCCTCAAGCAAATCTGCAGACCAGCTGCCTCCTGCTCCTTGGAATACTCAGTCTTCTCCTGGCAGCCTTCCACCCCCACCTCAAAGGTATAACCAGAGACAACAATTTTTCGAGCATCAAAGTTATCCGGGTGGTGCGGGTCATTCAAGTAGCGGGTCCAGTTCCTCTTATGACAGTTTAGTGGGGCAGACTCAGAATCTCTCTCTTAATAGTCTTCCTACCCCAACCAAGCAAGCGAAACCTGAAGATGCTCTTTTCAAAGATCTGGTTGATTTTGCAAAagccaaatcttcttcttcctcttccaccAAACCCAATCGCTCATTTTGA
- the LOC133866901 gene encoding magnesium dechelatase SGRL, chloroplastic, with translation MASHCAYCAFSLSPQRDFVNKTKLKPSARSKPVLLSSISSTRASYNTLVSEAVRLLGPPARFEASKLKVVFMEEQLAKYSGIIPRTYILSHCDFTANLTLTISNVINLDQLNGWYNKDDVVAEWKKVKDEMCLHVHCYVSGPNPLLDLAAEFRYHIFSKELPLVLKAVLHGDSVLFREHPELLDALVRVYFHSSSPKYNRTECWGPLKNAAEGKQGEHIQGLLSAREDGLREKWGRPKSIFQALFAFLL, from the exons ATGGCCAGCCATTGCGCTTACTGTGCTTTCTCACTATCACCACAGAGGGATTTCGTCAACAAAACCAAGTTAAAGCCATCAGCAAGATCCAAACCTGTACTTCTTTCTTCTATAAGCAGCACCAGAGCCTCCTACAACACTCTGGTCTCTGAG GCTGTCAGACTTTTGGGTCCTCCAGCAAGATTCGAAGCTTCAAAGCTGAAAGTGGTTTTCATGGAAGAACAGTTGGCCAAGTATTCAGGAATTATTCCAAGAACCTACATCCTATCCCACTGTGACTTCACAGCTAACTTAACCTTGACTATCTCTAATGTCATCAACCTTGATCAG TTAAATGGGTGGTACAACAAGGATGATGTAGTTGCAGAATGGAAGAAAGTGAAAGATGAAATGTGTCTCCATGTCCATTGCTATGTTAGTGGCCCTAATCCCCTGCTTGACCTGGCAGCAGAGTTTAGATATCACATATTCTCGAAAGAATTGCCTTTG GTGCTTAAAGCTGTGCTGCATGGAGATTCAGTACTTTTCAGAGAGCATCCTGAGCTACTGGATGCTTTAGTTAGGGTATATTTCCATTCCAGTTCGCCCAAGTACAATCGGACTGAATGTTGGGGACCTCTCAAGAATGCTGCAGAG GGAAAACAAGGGGAACATATCCAAGGTTTATTAAGTGCAAGGGAAGATGGTTTGAGGGAAAAGTGGGGACGCCCAAAATCCATCTTCCAAGCCCTGTTTGCTTTCCTTCTTTGA
- the LOC133866871 gene encoding uncharacterized protein LOC133866871: MIMPLNQPLPTETRNTHPSLSLPLSHFFLPEKAMLDPGTKLLQNRTSSSNHIGQGSDSYVDSYGSRARKTAQNYAKYNSWNGNGMEVRFVPEVKAADDSGICSPPLWTTSPPRSPPRSPQHRANHYRSLSPASRTQAIVRGQKELMEMVRNMPEACYELSLKDLVEQPFVDQARQESVPEERALYRRESSKKMNDKRTQGRRSTGGIDGGGLYLKMSFPLSLGSWKNKQKNESSSATNTSAKVSPKPPVTDGSVKGVDKEWWKKTFSVSGESESGGSSSNGSMKSSGSSSSRSSSIRSRSSSSRHDNGGCLSFFCTKKSKIQTRSK; the protein is encoded by the exons ATGATAATGCCCCTCAACCAACCTCTTCCCACAGAAACCAGAAACACacacccttctctctctctccccctctcccaTTTCTTCCTCCCAGAAAAAGCCATGCTTGATCCTGGCACAAAACTACTACAAAATCGTACTAGTTCCTCGAATCATATAGGACAAGGAAGTGACAGTTATGTCGACAGTTATGGTTCCCGGGCTCGAAAAACCGCCCAAAACTACGCTAAATATAATAGCTGGAATGGGAATGGCATGGAAGTGCGATTTGTACCAGAAGTGAAGGCGGCCGATGACTCCGGTATTTGTTCGCCGCCTTTGTGGACAACAAGCCCGCCGAGAAGTCCGCCGAGAAGCCCGCAGCACCGGGCAAACCACTACCGTAGCCTCTCTCCAGCGTCAAGGACCCAAGCCATTGTCAGAGGCCAGAAGGAGCTCATGGAAATGGTGCGGAACATGCCGGAGGCGTGCTACGAGCTTTCGTTGAAGGATCTTGTCGAGCAGCCTTTCGTTGATCAAGCTCGACAGGAAAGCGTGCCGGAAGAGAGGGCTTTGTATAGGAGGGAGAGTAGTAAGAAGATGAATGATAAGAGAACACAGGGGAGAAGAAGTACTGGAGGCATAGATGGTGGAGGGCTTTACCTTAAGATGAGCTTTCCGTTGTCTTTAGGGTCTTGGAAGAATAAGCAGAAAAATGAGTCGTCGTCTGCGACAAATACAAGTGCAAAAGTTTCTCCCAAGCCTCCGGTAACGGATGGATCTGTAAAGGGTGTAGATAAGGAGTGGTGGAAGAAGACGTTTTCGGTATCCGGAGAGAGTGAAAGTGGTGGGTCTAGTAGCAATGGAAGCATGAAAAGCAGtggcagcagcagcagcagaagCAGCAGCATCAGAAGCAGAAGCAGCAGCAGCAG GCATGATAATGGTGGTTGCTTGTCGTTTTTTTGCACCAAGAAAAGCAAAATCCAGACGCGGAGTAAATGA
- the LOC133866808 gene encoding pentatricopeptide repeat-containing protein At3g26540, which yields MGVSAASVLNRLLNSRTQKVQTQPGSAKALTKTIITHLEAGRLREAVSVLFAAPVPLSYPLYAHLFRICSINQAIVEVRKVESHLVTFSPTAPVFLLNRAIEAYGKCGCLVDARGLFEEMPQRDGGSWNAMITAYAQGGCPEKALSLFSEMNRSGVFASEVTFASVLGSCGAVLALFLLRQIHGLIIKYGFSGNVILESSLVDVYGKCQFINDARRMFDEIKNPTAVSWNVIVRRYLEMGDGKEAVLMFFRMFRSAVRPLNFTFSNAVIACSSISALEEGMQIHAVAIKMGFENDEVVSSSLMDMYVKCGKLENARGVFEQPGSKDLISWTSIVSAYAMSGKTGEARELFDQMPERNVISWNAMLAGYTRSLQWEEALNFVFLMRNSTKDIDHVTLGLILNVCAALSDVEVGKQVHAFVYRNGFLSNLVVGNALLDMYGKCGNLRSARVWFYQICQWRDSVSWNALLTSYARHGLSEQAMTIFSEMQWETRPSKFTFGTLLAACANTFALEHGKQIHGFMIRHGYEMDIVIRGVLVDMYSKCRCLEYALTVFKETASRDLILWNSLIFGCCHNQRGREILELFGLMEEEGIKPDHVTFQGILLACTYEGLVELGTRYFNSMSNEYCVMPRLEHYECMIELYSRSGHMDELENFVKSMAFEPTVPMLTRVFHACRKYGYLRLGEWAAERLSELNPSIPLKFQIMDRER from the coding sequence ATGGGTGTGAGTGCAGCCTCTGTACTCAACCGTCTTCTGAACAGTAGAACCCAGAAGGTCCAAACTCAACCCGGCAGCGCCAAGGCCTTAACCAAAACAATCATCACTCACCTTGAAGCGGGTCGTCTCCGAGAAGCCGTTTCGGTTCTCTTTGCTGCCCCAGTACCACTCTCTTATCCCCTTTACGCGCATCTCTTCCGAATCTGTTCTATAAATCAAGCCATCGTCGAGGTCCGGAAGGTCGAATCCCATTTGGTCACGTTCTCGCCCACGGCGCCGGTCTTTCTCTTGAACCGGGCAATCGAGGCTTATGGCAAATGTGGATGTTTGGTGGATGCAAGGGGGCTGTTTGAGGAAATGCCTCAAAGAGATGGTGGGTCTTGGAATGCTATGATTACAGCGTACGCGCAAGGTGGGTGCCCTGAGAAGGCCTTGTCATTGTTTTCAGAGATGAATAGATCGGGAGTATTTGCGAGTGAGGTCACGTTCGCCAGTGTTCTTGGGTCTTGTGGTGCGGTTTTGgcactttttcttttgagaCAAATTCATGGGCTTATTATAAAATATGGGTTTTCTGGGAATGTAATTTTGGAGAGTTCACTTGTTGATGTATATGGGAAATGTCAATTTATTAATGACGCACGCAGAATGTTTGATGAGATCAAGAATCCAACTGCTGTTTCTTGGAATGTGATTGTGAGGCGGTACCTGGAAATGGGTGATGGAAAAGAGgctgttttaatgtttttccgTATGTTTCGGTCCGCTGTTCGGCCTTTGAATTTTACATTCTCTAATGCAGTTATTGCTTGTTCAAGTATATCTGCACTAGAGGAGGGGATGCAAATTCATGCAGTTGCAATTAAAATGGGTTTTGAAAATGATGAGGTTGTTTCAAGCTCTCTTATGGATATGTATGTCAAGTGTGGGAAATTAGAGAATGCTCGTGGGGTATTTGAACAGCCAGGTTCAAAAGATTTGATTTCTTGGACTTCAATTGTGTCGGCGTATGCAATGAGTGGGAAAACTGGGGAGGCAAGGGAGCTTTTCGATCAGATGCCTGAACGCAATGTGATCTCCTGGAATGCTATGTTGGCAGGGTACACCCGTTCCCTCCAATGGGAAGAGGCCttgaattttgtatttttgatgCGCAATTCAACTAAGGACATTGACCATGTCACGCTTGGGTTGATACTAAACGTGTGTGCTGCCCTTTCAGATGTCGAAGTGGGAAAACAGGTCCATGCTTTTGTCTACCGAAATGGTTTCCTTTCCAATCTTGTTGTTGGCAATGCCCTTCTTGACATGTACGGTAAATGTGGGAACTTGAGAAGTGCCAGGGTTTGGTTTTATCAAATATGTCAATGGAGGGATAGTGTTTCTTGGAATGCTTTGTTGACCAGCTATGCTCGTCATGGCTTGAGTGAACAAGCTATGACAATTTTCTCAGAGATGCAGTGGGAGACAAGACCAAGTAAGTTTACATTTGGAACTCTTTTGGCAGCTTGTGCAAATACTTTTGCTCTTGAGCATGGCAAACAGATTCATGGATTTATGATTAGACATGGTTATGAGATGGATATTGTGATCAGAGGGGTGTTAGTAGACATGTACTCAAAATGTCGCTGTCTTGAGTATGCTCTCACGGTTTTTAAAGAGACAGCTTCACGGGATCTGATTCTTTGGAACTCCTTAATTTTTGGATGTTGCCACAATCAAAGAGGTAGGGAGATACTTGAATTGTTTGGATTAATGGAGGAGGAAGGTATAAAGCCAGACCATGTCACCTTTCAAGGTATTTTGCTGGCTTGTACATATGAAGGCCTAGTTGAGTTGGGAACGCGGTATTTTAATTCAATGAGCAATGAGTATTGTGTCATGCCTCGGTTGGAGCACTATGAGTGTATGATTGAACTCTATAGTCGGTCTGGGCACATGGATGAGCTTGAGAATTTCGTTAAGAGTATGGCATTTGAACCCACTGTTCCAATGTTAACAAGAGTCTTCCATGCTTGTAGAAAATATGGGTACTTGAGGTTGGGAGAATGGGCTGCTGAACGACTTAGTGAATTGAATCCTTCAATTCCGTTAAAATTCCAGATTATGGATAGAGAGAGATAG